One genomic segment of Musa acuminata AAA Group cultivar baxijiao chromosome BXJ3-3, Cavendish_Baxijiao_AAA, whole genome shotgun sequence includes these proteins:
- the LOC103977011 gene encoding F-box/LRR-repeat MAX2 homolog codes for MATAAATGIHLHDLPEPILTHIFSLVCDVRSRNAMSLACRRWRTLERTTRTSLVLRGHVRSPFLLPTCFPAVAHLDLSLLSPWGHHPFLLHHQQPPPPPPPPQFYHHNLAEQAVLVAARLAQTFPRVSSLAIYARDPSVVASLAPLWPGLRAVRLVRWHQRPPALPLGADLAPLLAACPALSTLDLSQFYCWTEDVPQALQDHPVAAASLTRLDLLCPASTEGFCSSKLADIVAACPNLTHLLVPCVFNPRCIEFVGDDALLMLAAGCPRLALLHLVDPSTLSPARSDSEAKEDAAVTGPGLEELFAKLPQLEDLALDLCHNVRDAGPSLEMLSYKCPKIKSLKLGQFHGVCKGAWLHLDGVSVCGRLESLCIKNSADLIDSGLVTIARGCRRLSRLEIHGCHKVTEAGIKKLSSILRSTLVDFAISGCQLLDAARSLRALEPIRDRIERLHIDCIWVLPEPDQLPQTPEKTADDSDVDQVDEEMSDESRNKKSRYSDGNDGSNESSSFWFRTWANLRCLSLWVPAGEVLTPLGDAGLESCPQLEGISIKVEGDCRTCPRPRQRVFGLSFLARYPRLVKMKLDCGEAIGYALTAPTGHMDLSLWERFYLHGISDLRLYELDYWPPQDKEVNQRSLSLPATGLIQECLSLRKLFIHGTTHEHFMRFFLMMPVLRDVQLREDYYPAPENDMSTEMRVDSCSRFEEALNSRLIPD; via the coding sequence ATGGCCACCGCTGCCGCCACCGGCATCCACCTGCATGATCTGCCGGAGCCAATCCTGACGCACATCTTCTCGCTGGTGTGCGACGTCCGCAGCCGCAACGCCATGTCGCTCGCCTGCCGCCGGTGGCGCACCCTGGAGCGGACCACGCGCACGTCCCTCGTCCTCCGCGGCCACGTTCGCTCCCCCTTCCTCCTCCCCACCTGCTTCCCCGCCGTTGCTCACCTCGACCTCTCCCTTCTCTCGCCCTGGGGCCACCATCCCTTCCTCCTTCACCACCAGCAgccccctccgccgccgccgccgccgcaattCTATCACCACAACCTCGCCGAGCAGGCCGTCCTTGTCGCCGCCCGCCTCGCCCAGACCTTCCCCCGCGTCTCCTCCCTCGCCATCTACGCTCGCGATCCCTCCGTCGTGGCTTCCCTCGCCCCGCTCTGGCCGGGCCTCCGCGCCGTCCGGCTCGTCCGCTGGCACCAGCGGCCCCCCGCCCTCCCCCTCGGCGCCGACCTTGCCCCGTTGCTCGCCGCCTGCCCTGCCCTGTCCACTCTCGATCTCTCCCAGTTCTACTGCTGGACGGAGGACGTTCCTCAGGCCCTTCAGGACCATCCCGTCGCCGCCGCCTCTCTCACCCGCCTCGACCTCCTCTGCCCGGCCTCCACAGAGGGTTTCTGCTCTTCCAAGCTGGCTGATATAGTTGCTGCCTGCCCCAACCTAACCCATCTTCTCGTCCCTTGCGTGTTCAACCCCCGGTGCATCGAGTTCGTCGGCGACGACGCCCTACTCATGCTCGCCGCCGGCTGCCCTCGGCTCGCCCTTCTCCACCTCGTCGATCCTTCCACCCTCTCGCCCGCCCGCAGCGACTCCGAAGCCAAGGAAGACGCTGCGGTGACGGGCCCGGGCCTCGAGGAGCTCTTTGCCAAGCTTCCGCAGCTGGAGGATCTCGCTCTCGATCTCTGCCACAACGTCAGAGACGCCGGGCCTTCATTGGAAATGTTGAGCTACAAGTGCCCCAAGATCAAGTCGCTCAAGCTGGGGCAGTTCCACGGCGTCTGTAAGGGCGCTTGGCTGCACTTGGATGGCGTCTCCGTCTGCGGCCGCCTGGAGTCGCTGTGCATCAAGAATTCGGCTGATCTGATCGACTCCGGCCTCGTGACAATCGCCCGTGGATGCAGGAGGCTATCCAGGTTAGAGATACACGGATGCCACAAGGTTACGGAGGCCGGGATAAAGAAGCTCTCGAGCATCCTTCGATCCACGCTGGTGGATTTCGCGATCTCCGGCTGCCAGCTTCTGGATGCCGCAAGGTCGCTGCGCGCGCTGGAACCGATCCGCGACCGCATCGAGCGCCTTCACATCGACTGCATCTGGGTGCTGCCCGAGCCGGATCAACTTCCCCAGACGCCAGAGAAGACGGCCGACGACTCGGATGTCGATCAGGTGGATGAGGAAATGTCTGACGAGTCAAGAAACAAAAAAAGTAGGTACTCGGACGGCAATGACGGCAGCAACGAGAGTAGCAGCTTCTGGTTTCGGACATGGGCAAATCTCCGGTGCCTCTCGCTCTGGGTTCCCGCGGGCGAAGTGCTAACGCCGTTGGGGGACGCAGGGCTGGAGAGCTGTCCGCAGCTGGAAGGTATCAGCATCAAGGTGGAGGGTGACTGCAGGACGTGCCCGAGACCGAGGCAGAGAGTGTTCGGATTGAGCTTCCTCGCTCGCTACCCTCGCCTGGTGAAGATGAAGCTGGACTGCGGGGAGGCGATCGGATACGCCCTGACTGCGCCCACGGGCCACATGGACCTGAGTTTGTGGGAGAGGTTTTACCTTCATGGAATAAGTGATCTGAGGCTTTACGAGCTCGACTACTGGCCGCCCCAAGACAAGGAGGTGAACCAGAGAAGCCTGTCGCTTCCGGCGACCGGACTGATCCAAGAGTGCCTCAGCTTGAGGAAACTGTTCATCCATGGCACCACCCACGAGCACTTCATGAGGTTCTTTCTCATGATGCCGGTGTTGCGGGATGTGCAGCTCAGGGAGGACTATTATCCGGCACCGGAGAATGATATGAGCACTGAGATGAGGGTAGACTCGTGCAGTCGCTTCGAGGAGGCCTTGAACAGCCGTCTAATTCCCGATTGA